One part of the Novipirellula aureliae genome encodes these proteins:
- a CDS encoding alpha-L-fucosidase, with protein MKKNKFILLAVVQACLLSVPAVVAADPDNGTTSPSRTDDSHMDWWREARFGMFIHWGLYSVQGGEWKGKDYGKEQGGASAEWLMNSANIPKEEYRNTLAPKFNPTEFDAEKWVSTAKQAGMKYMVITSKHHDGFCLFETKATDYNVMEATPFQRDIIKELSQECAKQGIKFGVYYSQFKDWYHRSRGRGNAGTLSTEEYLKLVETNLDELLSNYGEMAVLWFDVGGNDVIEANAQGARVRELQPNAVICSRLYSRRVPVGQRTYADFESLPDRMLPKKRMTEDTETCMTMRHNWGYDRTDDAWKSPKDIIEFTALCAARGVNLLLNVGPTPEGTLVPEEIERLKEVGQWMEVNGESIYGTHYSPVDYDFWWGAMTQKDKTLYLHVLEWKPEGIEFNGIVGKPSKAYFLADPKREALPVSYDASGNVTSIEVPAKALDTRDTVIAVEYDAPIVTDPDAKGKYHWYTNRRMRHTDIRESNRAGRQSLPQAVTGE; from the coding sequence GTGAAAAAGAATAAGTTTATCCTCCTGGCGGTGGTTCAAGCCTGCCTCTTAAGCGTTCCGGCGGTTGTTGCTGCCGACCCAGACAACGGCACCACCAGTCCCAGTCGCACCGACGATTCTCACATGGATTGGTGGCGTGAAGCCCGATTTGGCATGTTTATCCACTGGGGGCTTTATTCCGTTCAGGGCGGGGAATGGAAGGGCAAGGACTATGGCAAGGAACAGGGAGGGGCCAGTGCGGAATGGCTGATGAATAGTGCCAATATTCCAAAAGAGGAATACCGCAATACATTGGCACCAAAATTCAATCCCACCGAATTTGATGCCGAAAAGTGGGTCTCGACCGCCAAGCAGGCGGGCATGAAGTACATGGTCATCACCTCCAAACACCATGACGGCTTTTGCCTGTTTGAGACGAAGGCCACCGATTATAACGTCATGGAAGCCACTCCGTTTCAACGCGATATTATCAAAGAGCTTTCACAAGAATGTGCCAAGCAGGGAATCAAATTTGGAGTGTACTACTCCCAGTTCAAGGATTGGTATCACCGCTCACGAGGTAGAGGTAACGCCGGAACACTGTCGACAGAGGAGTATCTAAAACTGGTCGAGACAAATCTCGATGAGCTGCTGTCGAACTATGGCGAAATGGCGGTCCTCTGGTTTGATGTGGGCGGTAATGATGTCATCGAAGCCAACGCGCAAGGCGCACGCGTACGCGAGCTGCAACCCAATGCGGTGATCTGCAGTCGTCTTTACAGTCGTCGAGTGCCGGTCGGGCAGCGCACGTACGCCGACTTTGAATCACTTCCTGATCGGATGCTTCCCAAGAAGCGAATGACAGAAGACACCGAGACCTGCATGACCATGCGCCACAATTGGGGCTACGACCGTACCGACGATGCCTGGAAAAGCCCCAAGGACATCATTGAATTTACGGCACTGTGTGCGGCGCGGGGTGTGAACCTCCTGCTTAATGTCGGCCCGACTCCGGAAGGAACCTTGGTACCTGAAGAGATCGAGCGACTCAAAGAAGTCGGCCAATGGATGGAAGTCAACGGCGAGTCGATCTACGGCACCCATTACTCACCGGTTGATTACGATTTCTGGTGGGGAGCGATGACGCAAAAGGACAAGACCCTCTATCTGCATGTTTTGGAGTGGAAGCCGGAAGGCATTGAGTTTAATGGTATCGTTGGCAAGCCGTCCAAGGCTTATTTCCTGGCAGATCCGAAGCGTGAGGCTTTGCCGGTGAGTTACGACGCAAGCGGTAACGTCACGTCGATTGAAGTGCCTGCGAAGGCGCTGGATACAAGAGACACTGTGATTGCTGTGGAGTATGATGCACCCATCGTCACCGATCCGGATGCCAAAGGGAAGTATCACTGGTATACCAATCGGAGAATGAGACATACCGATATTCGGGAAAGTAACCGTGCTGGCCGACAGTCATTACCTCAAGCGGTGACAGGGGAATGA
- a CDS encoding carbohydrate-binding family 6 protein codes for MKKYAIGTCALLSVCLFAVPTTWATQVNVVSDPGDGMAAFAVQDIEEALRSNGDVVVRIASLKLLPSDSVVSIVLTRLDDPASVSAFQEAGGVLPQGLKSEGFAIRRIQEGDRIAYWLIGADSAGVMYGGLEIAEIIAAGGLTAIENDEQNPYMPKRGTKFNCPLDLRTPSYSDMSDAGQHNIYEMWSWDFWTDYIDQLARSRYNHISLWGLHPFPSMVKVPGYEKVALDDVKRSTIQFKELYSGLGVGLVDDEMLSQTETLHQLTIDQKIDFWRRVMAYAKSRNVDFWIITWNIFSYGTNGQYGIDDDINNPITRDYFRKSVKAMVQTYPDLAGIGLTPGENMRKHSVEQKEDWAFETYGQGVLDALAEDPDRKIMFIHRQHDTGVDAVLNRFKPLMDHPNIEFIFSFKYAKAHVYSALTMPFHEDFVKTLRERDDVKTTWTLRNDDVYYFRWGAPDFVRTFIKNIPHDVSKGFYLGSDQYVWGREFLSTEPDPTRQIELEKHWYHWMIWGRLGYDPEMPNERFIAVIQKRFPQVRASDLFAAWQEASMVYPKTTGLHWGPLDLHWYIEGCKGRPGFAKTKTGFHDVNRFISLDPLSTTGYQSIRDYGTNPDYDGVTPIDVSEQIHAHAEKALALIAEMKHRGNKELRLTLGDIQSMAYMGKYYAHKIRGAAELAVYRENNDADRQQRAIDELQSAAKYWRLYVASAMTRYTNPIWMNRIGHSDWRSYMKDVLHDIEIAGGTDAQIASLEVTEGGVILEAEDAIFKNGKSANETSGFTGSGYVDFDPETEASTITWRYEAPKAGLYTMEFRYALEEGQYPVAVSVNEETLGDIVFWCTSGNTTWAWDRKTVQLNKGVNDITLSADRPLARLDHLNLLSE; via the coding sequence ATGAAGAAATACGCAATCGGAACGTGTGCTTTGCTTAGTGTCTGTTTGTTCGCGGTTCCAACAACTTGGGCGACTCAAGTCAATGTGGTAAGCGACCCAGGCGATGGCATGGCTGCATTCGCAGTGCAAGATATTGAGGAAGCATTGCGGTCGAATGGGGATGTGGTGGTGAGAATAGCATCGCTAAAGTTGCTCCCGTCGGATTCGGTCGTGAGTATTGTTCTAACGCGTCTCGACGACCCGGCATCCGTCTCCGCGTTTCAGGAGGCGGGTGGTGTCTTACCGCAGGGACTCAAGTCCGAAGGTTTTGCTATCCGTCGTATTCAAGAGGGCGATCGAATCGCCTATTGGTTGATTGGAGCCGATTCGGCAGGCGTCATGTACGGTGGCTTGGAAATCGCGGAGATCATAGCCGCGGGTGGATTGACTGCGATCGAAAATGACGAGCAAAATCCTTATATGCCCAAGCGAGGTACGAAGTTCAATTGCCCGCTCGATCTGCGTACGCCGAGTTACTCGGACATGTCCGATGCGGGCCAGCATAATATCTACGAGATGTGGAGTTGGGACTTCTGGACCGACTACATCGATCAGCTGGCTCGATCTCGCTACAACCATATTTCGTTATGGGGACTGCACCCGTTTCCTTCGATGGTGAAGGTGCCAGGTTACGAGAAGGTCGCCTTGGATGATGTTAAGCGGAGTACAATTCAATTTAAAGAACTCTACAGTGGGCTGGGCGTCGGCTTGGTCGACGATGAAATGCTGAGCCAGACCGAGACGCTTCATCAACTGACAATCGATCAGAAAATTGACTTTTGGCGTCGCGTTATGGCCTACGCCAAGTCCCGGAATGTGGACTTCTGGATCATCACTTGGAACATCTTTTCTTATGGGACGAATGGACAGTACGGAATTGATGACGACATCAATAATCCGATTACACGAGACTATTTCCGTAAGAGCGTAAAAGCGATGGTTCAGACGTATCCGGATTTGGCCGGCATTGGGCTGACTCCGGGCGAGAACATGCGCAAGCACTCGGTGGAGCAAAAAGAGGACTGGGCCTTCGAAACCTATGGGCAGGGTGTACTGGATGCCTTGGCGGAGGATCCCGATCGCAAGATCATGTTTATTCACAGGCAACATGATACCGGCGTCGATGCGGTTCTGAATCGATTCAAGCCGTTGATGGACCACCCAAACATCGAGTTCATTTTCAGTTTCAAGTATGCAAAGGCTCACGTGTATAGTGCGTTGACCATGCCGTTTCATGAGGACTTTGTTAAAACCTTAAGGGAACGCGACGATGTCAAAACGACTTGGACGTTACGAAATGATGATGTTTATTATTTCCGGTGGGGCGCGCCCGATTTTGTCAGAACCTTCATTAAGAACATCCCTCATGATGTATCCAAAGGATTCTATCTCGGATCGGATCAATATGTGTGGGGACGCGAGTTCCTTAGCACCGAGCCGGATCCCACGCGGCAAATCGAATTAGAAAAACACTGGTATCACTGGATGATTTGGGGGCGGTTGGGTTATGACCCCGAGATGCCAAACGAACGTTTTATCGCGGTGATACAGAAACGCTTTCCTCAAGTTCGAGCCTCGGATCTTTTTGCGGCTTGGCAGGAAGCATCGATGGTGTATCCGAAAACAACCGGATTGCATTGGGGCCCGCTCGACCTTCATTGGTATATCGAAGGTTGCAAGGGAAGACCCGGTTTCGCGAAAACGAAGACAGGCTTTCACGATGTGAACCGGTTCATCAGCTTAGATCCACTGAGCACCACTGGCTATCAATCGATCCGAGATTACGGGACGAACCCAGATTACGATGGCGTCACGCCTATCGATGTTTCAGAGCAAATCCATGCTCACGCTGAAAAGGCCTTAGCCCTCATCGCAGAGATGAAACATCGTGGGAATAAAGAGTTGAGGTTGACGTTAGGAGATATCCAATCGATGGCCTATATGGGCAAATACTATGCTCACAAGATTCGCGGTGCGGCGGAGTTAGCGGTGTATCGAGAAAACAACGATGCGGATCGCCAACAGCGTGCGATCGATGAGTTGCAGTCGGCGGCAAAATATTGGCGACTGTATGTCGCTTCGGCGATGACTCGTTATACTAATCCGATTTGGATGAACCGCATTGGACATAGCGATTGGCGCAGCTATATGAAGGATGTTTTGCATGACATCGAAATTGCTGGTGGAACGGATGCGCAAATCGCTTCGCTGGAGGTTACCGAGGGCGGGGTTATACTAGAGGCGGAGGATGCCATTTTCAAAAACGGAAAGTCGGCGAATGAAACGTCCGGATTCACGGGAAGTGGATATGTTGACTTTGATCCGGAAACCGAAGCGTCAACGATCACATGGAGATACGAGGCTCCGAAAGCCGGGTTGTATACGATGGAGTTCCGCTATGCACTCGAAGAAGGCCAATACCCGGTAGCAGTGAGTGTGAATGAAGAAACGCTCGGTGACATTGTTTTCTGGTGTACATCAGGGAATACGACTTGGGCATGGGACCGTAAAACGGTGCAGTTGAACAAAGGGGTCAACGACATAACGCTTTCCGCTGACAGACCGCTCGCTCGCTTGGACCACTTAAATCTGCTTTCTGAATAA
- a CDS encoding putative glycoside hydrolase: MMKHANVVLTGWIGMVLCVGAGVVCAQTPNDQKNDRSLINSDGSQFVPKDFYPKFSWETTPRYLMFGDKSRVLRPEQVRFIAEQTDFLCIEKSHGMGQLGAAELGAKHEAAAFKKIKPDMKVLFYFNAAFAWPYTSYNENFTSQRIDAHPELKKFLITQPKTGELIKRFGIAFCYDVLNPDFRDWWVKTVSTGVKDAGCDGAFIDQMHGNIMYRDKELRPEVEKAMGQMMAALKQAIGPDKILLANNAYSDDAKYVYPVSDAIMFENYAAVKSNKESLLSEWGHMLRNAKDGKISVFRLGVEGTSRGNMKPNMPELSKEKLEFAHACYLIGAQPYSYFMYSWGWKLSSGALVDYPEFKKTLGPPKGAYQRSTPDGWEFTREFEHASVWVNTETREAKITWR; the protein is encoded by the coding sequence ATGATGAAACATGCAAATGTAGTCCTGACGGGTTGGATTGGAATGGTGCTGTGCGTAGGCGCCGGGGTGGTTTGCGCGCAAACGCCAAACGACCAGAAGAATGACCGATCTTTGATCAACAGTGATGGCAGTCAATTTGTACCCAAGGACTTCTATCCTAAATTCAGTTGGGAAACCACGCCTCGCTATCTCATGTTTGGCGATAAGAGTCGTGTGCTCCGTCCTGAGCAGGTTCGTTTTATTGCCGAGCAAACGGATTTTCTGTGCATCGAAAAATCACATGGGATGGGGCAACTCGGTGCCGCTGAATTAGGTGCCAAGCATGAAGCGGCGGCGTTTAAGAAGATCAAACCGGACATGAAGGTGTTGTTTTACTTCAACGCTGCCTTTGCTTGGCCTTACACCTCGTACAACGAAAACTTCACCAGTCAGCGTATCGACGCACATCCAGAGCTAAAGAAGTTCCTAATCACCCAACCCAAAACGGGTGAACTGATCAAACGATTTGGCATTGCTTTTTGCTACGACGTGCTGAATCCCGATTTCCGCGACTGGTGGGTGAAAACGGTTTCGACCGGAGTGAAAGACGCGGGTTGCGATGGTGCCTTCATTGACCAAATGCACGGCAACATCATGTATCGCGATAAGGAACTGAGGCCGGAGGTTGAAAAGGCCATGGGCCAGATGATGGCGGCGCTCAAACAGGCGATCGGTCCTGACAAAATTCTACTGGCGAACAATGCCTACAGTGACGACGCAAAATATGTTTATCCTGTCAGTGATGCGATCATGTTTGAAAACTATGCAGCCGTGAAATCCAACAAGGAGAGTTTACTTTCCGAATGGGGGCATATGTTAAGAAATGCCAAGGACGGAAAGATTTCCGTATTCCGCCTAGGGGTTGAAGGGACAAGCCGAGGAAACATGAAGCCGAACATGCCGGAGCTCTCCAAGGAGAAGTTGGAGTTCGCCCATGCTTGCTATCTGATCGGTGCGCAGCCTTACTCGTATTTTATGTACAGCTGGGGGTGGAAACTGTCATCCGGTGCCCTGGTTGACTATCCTGAATTCAAAAAAACACTTGGCCCGCCCAAGGGGGCTTACCAACGATCCACGCCTGATGGTTGGGAGTTCACTCGTGAGTTTGAGCATGCCAGCGTTTGGGTCAATACCGAAACAAGGGAAGCCAAAATTACCTGGCGTTAG
- a CDS encoding sulfatase-like hydrolase/transferase, which produces MRSLLLTLCCIAGVAAHAASDKPNIVFIYADDWGWGDLSCHGHEWLKTPNIDRLASEGMDFQQFNVLNPVCSPSRTAVMTGKYPARFSVHQHFASSSANRNRNMPDWLDPKATMLPRLFQQAGYRTGHFGKWHLTNSGVEEAPKPEAYGYDTYAVFNGGTGWGKPEPLHDTAKDTVAFIEENKDRSFFVNVWLHESHTPHVPTPESMERWKHLDEQKQVYSAVITDGDNAVGLILDALEREGLADNTIVMFSSDNGPEWTHADPQHKKSGSGYGTWASIGQTGGLRGKKRSLYEGGVRSPFIVRWPGHTPAGVTDATTVLTAVDLLPTLCAAAAVKVPADYQGDGESLLPALQGKTITRSRPIFWEWRGPKIEPDWWPHFAVRDGDWKLMMTEDTKRVELHNLKTDRAEDAGNELAKSHPEIVARLKKMILDWKATLPTQVDPNCVSPTRGEN; this is translated from the coding sequence TTGAGATCATTGTTATTGACGCTTTGCTGCATCGCAGGCGTGGCGGCGCATGCTGCATCCGACAAACCCAACATCGTCTTCATCTATGCCGATGACTGGGGCTGGGGGGATCTCTCCTGTCACGGACATGAGTGGTTGAAGACTCCGAACATTGACCGATTGGCCAGTGAGGGGATGGACTTTCAACAGTTCAATGTGCTCAACCCCGTCTGTTCGCCGAGTCGCACCGCGGTGATGACGGGCAAGTACCCGGCGCGGTTCTCGGTGCACCAGCACTTCGCCTCGTCCTCGGCGAATCGTAACCGGAACATGCCCGATTGGCTCGATCCAAAGGCCACCATGCTACCGCGATTGTTCCAACAGGCAGGCTATCGCACAGGACATTTTGGTAAGTGGCATCTGACCAATAGTGGAGTGGAGGAAGCCCCGAAGCCGGAGGCGTATGGCTACGACACCTACGCCGTCTTCAACGGTGGAACGGGATGGGGTAAGCCGGAGCCATTGCACGATACAGCAAAGGACACGGTCGCATTCATTGAGGAGAACAAAGATCGGTCATTCTTCGTCAATGTGTGGCTACACGAAAGTCACACGCCGCATGTACCTACACCGGAATCGATGGAAAGGTGGAAGCATCTCGATGAGCAGAAACAGGTTTATTCAGCCGTCATCACCGACGGCGACAATGCGGTTGGCCTGATTCTCGACGCACTGGAAAGAGAAGGTTTGGCGGACAACACCATCGTCATGTTTTCGAGTGACAATGGACCAGAATGGACCCACGCCGATCCGCAGCACAAAAAAAGCGGCTCGGGCTACGGTACGTGGGCCAGCATCGGCCAAACCGGCGGCCTGCGTGGCAAGAAGCGGAGCTTGTATGAAGGCGGTGTTCGCTCGCCGTTTATTGTCCGTTGGCCGGGGCACACGCCCGCCGGAGTGACGGACGCCACGACGGTCTTGACCGCCGTCGATCTGTTGCCGACGCTTTGTGCCGCCGCGGCGGTAAAAGTGCCTGCCGATTATCAAGGCGACGGCGAGAGTCTGCTCCCCGCCCTGCAAGGAAAAACGATCACGCGATCGCGTCCGATTTTTTGGGAATGGCGCGGCCCTAAAATCGAGCCCGATTGGTGGCCGCACTTTGCGGTTCGCGACGGCGATTGGAAGCTCATGATGACCGAGGATACCAAACGCGTCGAGCTCCACAATCTGAAAACCGACCGCGCGGAAGATGCCGGTAATGAGTTGGCGAAGTCGCATCCGGAGATCGTCGCCCGTTTAAAGAAGATGATCCTCGACTGGAAGGCTACGCTGCCCACCCAAGTCGACCCCAACTGTGTCAGCCCGACGCGTGGCGAGAATTAA